A stretch of DNA from Granulicella pectinivorans:
GCGATTTCGTGGCCTTGACGGTTCGGGACGCGGGTCCCGGTGTGGAGGACGCGAGCCATCTCTTCAAGGCGTTTACGCCGAGCGCGACGGGCTCGGGGCTGGGTCTTTATATCTCGCGGGAGATGGTGAAGAGCTTCGACGGCGACCTGCGGTATATCCCAACGGAAGAAGGGTGCTGTTTCGAGATCACGGTACCCATTACGATGTCTGCAGAGCGATGACACCGACGATGCAACCGACACGGCTCTTTCTGATGGACGACCATCAACTCTTTCGCGAGGGTTTGCTGCGGCTGCTGGTCAGCGATGCGCAGTTTGAAGTGGTGGGGCACACGGGGGATGTGGAGGAGGCACTCGCGATCCTGAAGACGCAGCCGGTGGATGTGCTGATCCTGGACTATGACCTGGGCGGACAGACGGCGGTCGACTTTACGATGACGCTGAAGCAGAGCGGGTTTGGCGGGCGGATTCTGATTGTGACGGCGGGGCTGCCGGATCGCGATGCGATGCAGTTGATCGGGATGGGGATCAGCGGGATCTTTCATAAGCAGGACTCGCCGACGGCGCTGCAACGGAGCATCCGCGAGGTGGCGGATGGACGGGTGCTGATCGACCAGAAGTATCTGCAGGCGATTGTGAAGTCGGCTCAACCGTCGGAGGATGCGGCACCGCAGTTTACCGAGCGCGAGCGATTTATTCTGCGGTCGCTGCTGCAGGGGTTGTCGAACAAGGAGATTGCGGACAAGCAGCAGACCTCGGAGAGCGCGGTGAAGTCTTCGCTGCAACAGCTCTTCAACAAGCTGGGTGTGAGGACGAGGTCGCAGCTTGTGCTGTTGACGCTGGAGAAGTACCGGTCTCTGATTTAGCGGAGGTAGGCCGCTACGGGGGATTTTGCGGTGCGCAGGGCTTGGGCTACGCAGCCGGCATTGATCTCGGCACCCTCGGGGCTGGTGTGGGTGTGGTCGATGGGGAAGAGCAGGGCAGTCTTTTCGGGGCCGAGTGCCTCGAAGCGATCGGCGGCGCAGGTGGCCATGTCGATGAGGGGTACGTGCTCGGTGGCGGCGAGCTGGGTCTCGTAGTCGCGGAAGCCCATGTCGCGCTCGATATGGCCGTCCTTCCAGATATTGCGGATGGTGACGGTGAGAAGGATTGGGGTGGCTCCCCTGGCCCGGGTTTCGGCGATGTACTGGCGGAGGTAGGAGCCGTAGGTCCGGACGGTTTCGGTGGGCTTGCCGGGGAGGGTGACTTCGACGGTCTCGTTGCCGAGGCCCTTGAGGCTGGAGCGGGCTTTCAGATCTTTCTGGACGGACTCGGGGGTCCCGGCTCCGTCGTTGTGGCCCATCTGGATGAGGACGAAGTCACCGGCTTTGACCTGGGCGAGCGTGGTGGCCCATCGGCCCTCGACGAGGTAGGTGCGGGAGCTGCGACCGGCTACGGCGCGGTTTGCGATGTTGATTCTGGATGTGTCGAAGAAGTGGGCGAAGTGATCGCCCCAGCCGAGGTCGAGCTTGTTGCGGGCGGTGGAGTCTCCGACGATGAAGAGGGTGGGCAGGGAGGGGTTGAGAGGGGCGTCGGTGGGGACGGCGGTCTGGGGTGGGGCGTCGGGGGTGTTTTGTGCCAGGGCTGCTGCGGGGAGCAGGAGGAGGGCGGCGGCGAGGAGGAGGTGTTTCATGGTGGGAAGAATATCACTGAGGGAATTCAGTAGGCTTGAGCGGCATCGGAGGCGCACAAGCCACATCTCACAATCGAGATGCGGGGCACACCCGGTTTGTGGTGGGTCAGGCTTCGGCTTCGTCGATGAGGCTTTGCAGGTCGAGTGCGCGCGTGTACATCTTCAGCGAGCCGTCTGGGTTTTGGGGCCACTGGTCGCGGGGGAGATCCCAGTAGAGCTCCACGCCGTTCTGGTCGGGGTCGCGGAGGTAGAGGGCGTGGCTTACGCCGTGGTCGGAGGCTCCGTCGAGGGAGATCCTGGCCTGGATGAGACGGAGGAGGGCTTGACCGAGGGACGCACGGGTGGGGTAGACGAAGGCTGCGTGATAGAGGCCGGTGGAGCCGGGGGCGGGTGGACGGCCGCCGAGGGACTCCCAGGTGTTGAGGCCGATGTGATGGTGGTAGCCGCCGGCGGAGAGGAAGGCTGCGGAGTCTCCGAAGCGGGTGGTGATGTCAAAGCCGAGGACGCCGTGGTAGAAGTCGAGGGCGCGCTGGAGGTTGGCGACCTTGAGATGGATGTGGCCTACCTGGACGCCAGGAGGAATGGGCGGGATGGTCATGCTGTTTGGATGATGTGGGGTGGGGGCGGTCGCAATTGTTCGCTTTCGCAGAGGCCACCGTTGGGGATCTGATTCAACACTGCGTTGCCATCATCTTCTTTAGCGGTGGCCGTGGTGGAGGATGAGCCAGAGCAGAGGGATGAGGAAGAGGAGGGCGATACCGATGAAGACGAGCGAGATCTCAGGGACGGGAGGCTGATTGGAGAGGTTGTTCTCGGCTGGGTCGGCGGGGTTATAGCGGACCGGGATGCGTTCGTTCTGGAGGATGGCCGTTGGAGACTGGAAGGTGCCGGTGTAGTCGGTGCCATCGACGGAGAAGGTGTAGGTGACGCAGAACTTCTTCTGGGTCTGGATGCCGAGGGTGAGCGTGTTGAGGCGAGCGAACTGGTAGCGGCTTTGGAGGACGGTGGCTTCGGTCTGGTCCCAGGGTAGCTTCATGCGATCTCCCTCGATGCGATGCGTTGGATGCCCTGTTCGGCGAAGCATGCGTTGGTGTGATCCACGGAGCCGGGGAGGGAGACCGCGCGGGTGAGGTCTTCGAGGACGATGGTCTCGAAGCCGAGACGATGGCCGTCGATGGCGGAGAAGCCGACGCAGAAGTCGTAGGCTACACCTGCGAAGAAGAGGCGCTGGAGGTTGCGCTCGCGGAGGTAGCCGGCGAGGCCGGTGGGGGTCGTGCCGTCGTTTTCGAGGAAGGCGGAGTAGCTGTCGATCTGCTCGCGGAAGCCCTTGCGGAGGATGAGCTCGGCGTGGGGGATATCGAGGTCCGGGTGGAGGTCGGCACCGGGGGTGTTCTGGATGCAGTGGCCGGGCCAGAGGTGCTGGGTGCCGTAAGGGGCTTCGATGGTATCGGTGAATGGCTGCCTGCCGTGGGTGCTGGCGAAGGAGATGTGGTTGGCGGGGTGCCAGTCCTGGGTGAGGAGGACATGGTCGAACTTTGCAGCCAGGGCGTTGAGGGCAGGGATGATCTCGTCGCCGCCGGCGACGGCGAGAGAGCCTCCGGGGAGGAAATCGCGCTGCATGTCGATGACGACTAACGCGTCGGTGGGGTTGAGGGTAAGGGGCACGGGATCATTTTAGGACGGATTCCGAAAAGTGCGGGGAGATTCGTGGTGCCCGCGGAGGAAGAGTTGCGTGGGATTGGGGGATTCCCGGCGGGTCCCCACAGCTCAGAATCGAGATGTGGGGACCCGGATTGGTGGCGCTATTTGGCGAAGAGTTGGGACATGTCGGCGAAGGCCTTGAATTCGAGGGCGTTGCCGGCGGGGTCGTAGAAGAACATGGTGGCCTGCTCGCCGACCTCGCCCTGAAAGCGGATGTAGGGCTCGATGACGAACGGGATGCCGGCGGAGCGGACGCGGTCGGCGAGGGCGAGCCAGTCCTCCATGGTGAGGATGACGCCGAAGTGCGGGACGGGGACGGCATGGCCGTCGACGCCGTTGTGGTGGGGCTTGCCGGGGGCGTTGGGCGAGAGGTGCGCGACGATCTGGTGGCCGAAGAAGTCGAAGTCGATCCACTCGGCGGAGCTGCGGCCCTCGGGACAGGCGAGGGTGGTGCCGTAGAAGGCGCGGGCGGCGGCGAGATCGTCGACGGGGAAGGCGATGTGGAAGGGCATGAGGGGCATGAGGGGATTTTATCTCCTGATGCGTTGCCGGCAGAGGCTTGACGGACGAAGCGAGCGAGCGCAGTATGATATCGATGTTGTTTCAGCCTGAACATCTTTGTTGATGTGACTGTATTCTTGCGCTGCGGATCGGATCTCTGGGCCCGTTGCGTGGCGCCTTATGGGGATCCTGTCCGCGGTAAAGCGATGGTAACCGTTCGAAAGACTGCACTTTTTGGGAGGAACAGTGATTCGTTTTGCGCGTTTGTCCGCGGTTCTGTTTTTATTGACTGCTTCTTTCCCCTTCTTGCCTTCGTTGCGCGCTCAGGAAAGCCCTGTGGTGCAGGTGACGTCTGGGGTGAGCTACCAGTACATCGGCCGTCTCGATGTCAAGAAGCTCAACGAAGTGCTTACGGTCGAAACTCCGAAGTTCTTTGGCGTGAACGTTACCTATACCCCGGCTAGTAATGCCGTGAAGATGTACCGCATTCAGTACAACTCTGTTGTTCCGGAGTTGAACAACAAGCCGATCGTTGCTTCCGGGTTGCTGGCGATTCCGGAGACCGGCGGCAGCAGTTTCCCCATGGTTTCTTATCAACATGGAACGGTGTACGGCAAGCATGAGGTGCCCTCTTACCCGGAGGAGTCCGCTGAGACGGAGTTGATGCTGGCGCAGTTCGCCGGGCAGGGATACGTCGTGATTGGCGCCGATTACTTCGGGATGGGTGTCTCGAAGGAGCCGGAGGGCTACCTGGTGAAGGCAAGCCATCAACAGGCTACCTTCGACATGCTGATGGCAAGCCGCGCTGTCCTGGCGCAGATGAAGATTGGCACAAGCAAGTTGTTTCTGGGGGGCTGGTCGCAGGGTGGCTTCGTCACCATGGCTTTTCTGGAAAAACTGGAGAGTGCCGGTGTGCCGGTCGATGCGGCGGCAACGGCGAGTGCGCCGGTCGACGGGTATGCGACCTTCAGCGGTGTGCTGGATTATCCGCGGCCGTTCGATGCGAGCTGGCTGACGACGATCTTCATGCTGACTTCGTTCTCGTTCGAGAATTATTACAACGAACCGGGCCTGGCACGCGCCTTGATCAACGACCAGTACTACGATGTGGCGCGTCGCCTGTACGAGCGTCAGCACGTGGATCCGAAGGAGGTTCCGACGGACCTTCATGCGCTGATCCGTCCCGAGTACTTCAACCCGCAGTACTTCGCCGCCTCCGCTTTTGGACGTTTGTCCGCGCAGACGCAGGCTTATCGCTGGGTCATCAAGAGCCCGGTGCATAACTACTATGGCGAGACGGACGAGGCGATTGCGATCGGCATTGGGCAACTTGCGATGAACTACCAGCGTGCCATGGGGAGCGGCAATATGCAGGTCGAAGCGATCTCCACGGAAAAGACGACGCACCGAGGCACGTACGCGACGTCCGCTCCGCTGTGGAAGGCGTGGTTCGACAGCAAGCTCGGCAAATAACGGAACGAGGCGCCCGCTTCTGTGTAGAGGCGGGCGCCTTTCTACGCCTGGATCCATCATGAAAGTTCGTTTTCTCTTAGGGGTTCTGCTGGCCGCCAGCGTGCCTGCCCTTGCGCAGTCGCACCCGCGCGCCATGAATGTTTCTGTCGCGGAACAACCCGCTGCGGCGAAGAATCCCACGTTTCTGTTCCGTACCGTCTCCCTCGGTCAGGAGTGGGACCGGAAGTACGGTGGCAATAGCCTGACGACGTCTCTGGGGTACGTGGAGCCGTTGCGCCATGCCTCCATGAGCATCGGCGTCTCGGTTCCTTTCGCGGAGGCGACTGGCCATCGGGGGATGGTGTTGGGCGATGCGGCACTGAAGTCGCAGTGGATTCCCTACGTCAGGCCACGGCAGGGAGTGCTGCTGACGGGTACGCTCAGGTTGCCCACTGCGCAGGACAAGGACGCGGGCTCCGGTGATTTGAGCCTGACGCCCAGCGTCGCCTATGCGCGCTTCTGGGGGCCGCGGTTTCTGCTGGCACAGTTCGTGCAGCAACAGGTATCAGCCGGTGGGTGGGCTGGCCGTTCGCGCGTGAATCGTACGGATCTCGATCTCTACAGCGTCTACAGCGGACGGAGCCTGCAATGGTGGATCAACGGTGACGTGAATCTGAGGGTGGATGAAGCGCACCGCAACGCGATGTCTTCGACGGTGACGTTGAGCTATGGACGAGGCTTGAAGAAGGCCTTTGGAGGGCAATGGACGGGCTCGGTGCAGGCCGGAGGAGGTGTGGGTCCAAGCCGGCCTTACGGCTCCATGGTCACGGGAGGGATCGCCCTGGTGGGTTTTGGCGTGAAGCGCTGACGCCGGACTGGCCTGCGCTCCAGGGAGGGCGAGGCACCAGCGCTGCTTTTCCCTCTCTGTGCGGGCGATATGTCCTAAGGGGTAGGCGGTTTGGCGGGGAGGCGAACGTAGAAGATGGTGGAGCCGGGGCCGGAGGTGAAGCGGATGGTGCCACCGTACTGCTCGACGATGCGGTGGGCGATGCCGAGGCCTAGACCGGTGCCTACGCCTACCGGTTTGGTGGTGTAGAAGGGGTCGAAGATGTGGGGCTGGCTGTCCAGGGGGATGCCGGGGCCGTCGTCTTCGATGGTGATGCAGAGATCGACGGTACCGGTGGCGTGTTTCTCGGACCAGGTCTTGAGGCGGATGTGGCCCTGCTCGGGAAGGGCATCGATGGCGTTGTCGAGGATGTTGGTCCAGACCTGATTGAGGCCGGAGCAGGAGCTTTCGAGCGGAGGAAGATCCTGATCGAGCTTCTTTTCGAGGATGAGCTGTTTTTCGCGGATTTTATGGCCGAGGATGACGAGCGTGGCGTAGATGCTCTCGTTGACGTTGAGGGTCTGGCGCTGTCCCTTGCCCTCGTAGGCGTAGCTTTTGACGGCGGCGACGAGGGTGGAGACGCGGCCGATGGACTCCTCGATGGTGCCGACGAGCTGCATGCTGGAGACGAGGGCTTCGAGCCAGGAGAGAGCGTCGGAGAAGATTTCGCCGGTGAAGGAGGAGCGCGCACAATCGAGCTCGCCGGGATGGAAGCCGATGGAGACGAGGGTGGGAGCGAGCTTCCAGGCGTTTGCGATGTTGGCGTTTTCCATCCACTCGGCGAGGGCCTCTTCGGCGTCGCTTTGTTCGAGGGAGTTGAGCTGGATGGGGGCTTTGACGGCGAGGGCCTGGGTCTGGAGGTCGATCAGGCACTGCTTCTGGGAGTGGCTGAGATCGAGGTAGGTGAACTTGGCGGCGAGCTCATGGAGCCGGAGAAGGTTTTCTCGAAGCTGGGAGGCTGCGCGGCGGGCGGCGGCACCGGGGTTGTTGAGTTCGTGCATGAGGCCGGCGGCGAGGGTGCCGAGGGAGGCCATCTTTTCCTGCTGGAGGGTGTGGCTCTGGAACCTCTGCAGGCGGAAGGCCATGTTGCCGAGGATGGCCTTGCGGACCATGGGGCAGGTGGTCATGAGGGACCAGAACTCATCTTCGCTGAAGCGGAGCAGAAGCGAGGGCTCTACGGTTTCCATGCTGGTGGGGTTCTGGATGCCGGCGAGGAGGGGGAGTTCGCCGATAGCGTTCCCGGCCGGGAGGGTGACGGCGGTGACTTCGGCTCCATCGGGCTTATGGAAGAAGATGCGGATGGAGCCGGTGAGGACGACGTAGAAGTAACGGGCGGCTTCTCCCTGTCGTTCGAAGAGGGTGCCGGCCGCGAGGTGGATCTGCTCGACGTCGTCGAGGCAGTGGAGATCTTCTTCGGAGAGCGAGGCGAGGATCGGCACCTCGTGGAGAAGGCTGAGCAGGGTCGCGCGGTCGAACGGGGCGGTTGGGAGGGTGGTTGGGTTCATGGGTTATAGGGTCGCCAGGTATTGGTGAACGAACTGAATGGCAATGGAGCCCTCGCCGACGGCCGAGGCGCAACGTTTGACGGATCCGAAGCGGACGTCCCCGGCGGTGAAGATACCGGGGATGCTAGTTTCGAGGAGGTAGGGATCGCGGTCGAGCTTCCAGGTCTCCCTGGCGTGTGCCTTGAGATCGGGACCGGCGAGGATGAAGCCCTTGGAGTCGGTCGCGATGCCCTTGGGAAGCCACTGGGTCTTGGGAGCCGCTCCGATGAAGATGAAGAGGCTGGTGGCGGGGCGATTTTCGATTCCCTGGGGCCCTTCGAGGGTGATGCATTCCAGGTGGCCGTTGCCGGCGAGGGCCTTGACCTGGGTGTTGGCCTCGACGGTGATGTTGGGGCGCGAGGCGATCTGATCGATGAGGTACTTGCTCATGCTTCGCTCGAGGCTGGGCCCGCGGACGATCATATGGACCTGGGCGGCGTGGCGGGAGAAGTGCATGGCGGCCTGACCGGCGGAGTTGGCTCCGCCGATGATGTAGACGGTCTCGTTGGCGCAGCCCATGGCCTCGGTGAGGGCTGCTCCGTAGAAGAGGCCGGCGCCGGAGAACTGGGTTTCGCCGGGAATGTCGAGCTTGCAGTAGTCGACGCCGGTGGAGAGGATGACGACGCGGCAGTTGATCTCGATGCCGTCGGACATCTTGACGAGGTGATAGCCGTTTTCGGAGCGGATGCACTCGACGCGCTGGGTGAGGAACTCGACTCCGAGGCGCTGGGCCTGGAGATAGGAGCGCTTGGCGAGTTCGTCGCCGGAGAGGCCTTCGGGGAAGCCGAGGTAGTTCTCGATGCGGGAGCTGGAACCGGCCTGTCCGCCGGGGGCGTAGGCGTCGATGAGGAGAGTCTTGAGGCCTTCTGAGGCTCCGTAGACGCCTGCGGCGAGGCCGGCGGGGCCGGCACCGACGATGACCACGTCGTAGTAGGCTTCCTGCGCCTGCGTGCGGAGGCCCACCTTCTGCGCGAGTTCGGTGGTGGTGGGCTGGACCAGGGCCGTGTTGTCGCCGAAGAGGACGACGGGGAGCTTGGCGTCGTCGATGCCTTTTTCGCAGAGGAGCGGCAGGGCTTCGGGATTGATCTCCGGGTTGAGCCACTTGAAGGGGATGCGATTGCGCGAGAGGAAGTCGCGGACGACGTGGTCGCCCTGGGCCCAGCGGACGCTGATGACCTGAATGCCGTCGTAGGGGGCTTTGTAGCCCTGATTCCAGGCCTGGAGGAGGTCGTCGAGGACCGGGTAAAGCTTTTCCTCGGGCGGATCCCAGGGCTTGTTCAGGTAGTAATGGATCTTGGCCGCGTTGATGGCGCGGATGGCGGCCTCGGTGTCGGCGTAGGCCGTGAGGAGGACGCGGCGGGCCTCGGGGAAGAGCGGCATGGCCTGCTGGAGGAAGTCGACGCCGGTCATGCCGGGCATGCGCTGGTCGGAGAGGAAGAGGGCCACGGTGTCTTTGCGGTCGACGAGCTGCCGGCAGATGTCGAGTGCGGCTGCGCCGGAGGCGGCGCGGACGATGCGGTAGTGCTCGCCGTACTTCCGGCGGAGGTCCTGGACGACGGCTTCGAGAACGCTGGTGTCATCGTCTACGGCTAATAGGATCGGCTTTGGCATTTGGCGTCCGGGTATTTGATACAGGTTAAGGAAGTTCCGTTGCAGAAAGGTTAGGCTTGCGGCTGATTGATCCCAGTTTAGCGGGGAGTCGTCTCGCTGTCAGGGACGGTATGTGTTGCAGGAAGCGCGGCTTGTACGATTTTAAGACACGAGACGGGATTACAGAGGCGATGGTCGATAAGGGGTGGGACGGCAGCAGGGGATCGCTGCAGGTATTTGGAGGTGGGAGACGATGAATCGCATCATACTGGCGGACAATCAGGCAATCTTTCGGGCGGGGGCTGCGCGGGTGCTATCGCTCGAAGACGACATGCGTATCGTCGCGCAGTGCGATGACGGGGCGAAGCTGGCAGCGGCGGTGGAGACGTTTCGAGGCGCGCTTGTGCTGTTTGCGCAGAGCCTGGGGCTGAATGCGATGGCGGTGCTGGCGCAGACGAAGTCCTGCGGGAGCCGGGCGATCATGATTACGGAGAACGGCGCGGAGATCCAGGAAGAGGTGGTGCGCGCGCTCGACGGGATGGTGACGAGGGCGATTGCGGGTGTGGACCTGGTGGACTGCGTGCGGAAGGTGGGCCGCGGGACGAGGTGCGTCCATGGAGCGAAGCTGACGACGCTGCAGGCTCCGGATGTTGTCGGGGCCCGGGTGAGGGACAGGCTGACGCCGAAGGAGCTGCAGATTGTCGCGCTGATTGTTCAGGGGTGCAAGAACAAAGAGATCGCCATGCAGCTCGGGACCAAGGAGCAGGTGATCAAGAATTACCTGCGGAGTATCTACGACAAGACGGGGGTATCGGACAGGCTGGAACTGGCACTGTTTACGATCCACCACCGGATTCTGGCGGAGGCTGCGGCGAAGGCGGGGAGTTTGTTGGCACGGAAGTCGGCCTAAAACAGGGATGAGTAGGCAGTAACCGGTACAGGAGCCTGGCCTTGGGTGAGGCCGAGGCTCCCGTTTTTATGCCCGGGTTGGAAGCAAGGGCTACGGCAGGAGCAAAAGCAGAGCAGAACCTTAAAGCTTTTCGGCTACGGATTTGGCCTGGGTGAAGAGGAGAAGGTAGTCCGGGCCGCCGGCCTTGGAGTCGGTGCCGCTCATGTTGAAGCCGCCGAAGGGGTGTGCGCCGACCATCGCGCCGGTGCATTTGCGGTTGAGGTAGAGGTTGCCGACGTGGAACTCGTGGCGGGCGCGCTCGAGGTGCTCGGGGGTCTGGGAGTAAATGGCTCCGGTGAGGCCGTACTCGGTGTCGTTGACGATGTCGAGGGCCTCGTCGAAGGACGTGGATTTGATCACGGCGAGGAGGGGGCCGAAGACCTCTTCCTGGGCGATGCGGGATGTGGGCTTGATGTCGGCTACGACGGTGGGGGCGATGTAAAGGCCCTTTTCCGGGGTGTCGATGGCATGGCCACCGGTGAGGATGCGGCCTTCGGCGCGAGCGATCTCGATGTAGGAGAGGACGCGGTCGTGTGCGGCCTGGTTGATGACGGTGCCGCCGTAGAAGTTCTCCGTCGGCGGGCCGGACTGGATGGTCTTGACGCGAGCGGTGAGGCGGGTGAGGAATTCGTCGTAGATGCTGGCGTCGACGATGGCGCGGGAGCAGGCGGAGCACTTCTGGCCGCTGAATCCGAAGGCCGAGACGGCGACGCCTTCGACGGCTGCGTCGAGGTCGGCGGAGGCGTCGACGAGGATCGCATCCTTGCCGCCGAGCTCGAGGATGGTGCGCTTGATGAAGTGCTGGCCCGGCTGGGTTTTGGCGGCCTGCTCGTGGATGTGGAGGCCGACCTTCTTGGAGCCGGTGAAGGCGATGAAGCGAACCTTCTTATGTTCGACCAGGGCGCTTCCGAATTCTGGGCCACCGATGGCGAGGGTGACG
This window harbors:
- a CDS encoding response regulator transcription factor → MTPTMQPTRLFLMDDHQLFREGLLRLLVSDAQFEVVGHTGDVEEALAILKTQPVDVLILDYDLGGQTAVDFTMTLKQSGFGGRILIVTAGLPDRDAMQLIGMGISGIFHKQDSPTALQRSIREVADGRVLIDQKYLQAIVKSAQPSEDAAPQFTERERFILRSLLQGLSNKEIADKQQTSESAVKSSLQQLFNKLGVRTRSQLVLLTLEKYRSLI
- a CDS encoding rhamnogalacturonan acetylesterase — protein: MKHLLLAAALLLLPAAALAQNTPDAPPQTAVPTDAPLNPSLPTLFIVGDSTARNKLDLGWGDHFAHFFDTSRINIANRAVAGRSSRTYLVEGRWATTLAQVKAGDFVLIQMGHNDGAGTPESVQKDLKARSSLKGLGNETVEVTLPGKPTETVRTYGSYLRQYIAETRARGATPILLTVTIRNIWKDGHIERDMGFRDYETQLAATEHVPLIDMATCAADRFEALGPEKTALLFPIDHTHTSPEGAEINAGCVAQALRTAKSPVAAYLR
- a CDS encoding VOC family protein, whose protein sequence is MTIPPIPPGVQVGHIHLKVANLQRALDFYHGVLGFDITTRFGDSAAFLSAGGYHHHIGLNTWESLGGRPPAPGSTGLYHAAFVYPTRASLGQALLRLIQARISLDGASDHGVSHALYLRDPDQNGVELYWDLPRDQWPQNPDGSLKMYTRALDLQSLIDEAEA
- a CDS encoding DUF3592 domain-containing protein, coding for MKLPWDQTEATVLQSRYQFARLNTLTLGIQTQKKFCVTYTFSVDGTDYTGTFQSPTAILQNERIPVRYNPADPAENNLSNQPPVPEISLVFIGIALLFLIPLLWLILHHGHR
- a CDS encoding nicotinamidase codes for the protein MPLTLNPTDALVVIDMQRDFLPGGSLAVAGGDEIIPALNALAAKFDHVLLTQDWHPANHISFASTHGRQPFTDTIEAPYGTQHLWPGHCIQNTPGADLHPDLDIPHAELILRKGFREQIDSYSAFLENDGTTPTGLAGYLRERNLQRLFFAGVAYDFCVGFSAIDGHRLGFETIVLEDLTRAVSLPGSVDHTNACFAEQGIQRIASREIA
- a CDS encoding VOC family protein; the protein is MPLMPFHIAFPVDDLAAARAFYGTTLACPEGRSSAEWIDFDFFGHQIVAHLSPNAPGKPHHNGVDGHAVPVPHFGVILTMEDWLALADRVRSAGIPFVIEPYIRFQGEVGEQATMFFYDPAGNALEFKAFADMSQLFAK
- a CDS encoding alpha/beta hydrolase family protein produces the protein MRAQESPVVQVTSGVSYQYIGRLDVKKLNEVLTVETPKFFGVNVTYTPASNAVKMYRIQYNSVVPELNNKPIVASGLLAIPETGGSSFPMVSYQHGTVYGKHEVPSYPEESAETELMLAQFAGQGYVVIGADYFGMGVSKEPEGYLVKASHQQATFDMLMASRAVLAQMKIGTSKLFLGGWSQGGFVTMAFLEKLESAGVPVDAAATASAPVDGYATFSGVLDYPRPFDASWLTTIFMLTSFSFENYYNEPGLARALINDQYYDVARRLYERQHVDPKEVPTDLHALIRPEYFNPQYFAASAFGRLSAQTQAYRWVIKSPVHNYYGETDEAIAIGIGQLAMNYQRAMGSGNMQVEAISTEKTTHRGTYATSAPLWKAWFDSKLGK
- a CDS encoding ATP-binding protein gives rise to the protein MNPTTLPTAPFDRATLLSLLHEVPILASLSEEDLHCLDDVEQIHLAAGTLFERQGEAARYFYVVLTGSIRIFFHKPDGAEVTAVTLPAGNAIGELPLLAGIQNPTSMETVEPSLLLRFSEDEFWSLMTTCPMVRKAILGNMAFRLQRFQSHTLQQEKMASLGTLAAGLMHELNNPGAAARRAASQLRENLLRLHELAAKFTYLDLSHSQKQCLIDLQTQALAVKAPIQLNSLEQSDAEEALAEWMENANIANAWKLAPTLVSIGFHPGELDCARSSFTGEIFSDALSWLEALVSSMQLVGTIEESIGRVSTLVAAVKSYAYEGKGQRQTLNVNESIYATLVILGHKIREKQLILEKKLDQDLPPLESSCSGLNQVWTNILDNAIDALPEQGHIRLKTWSEKHATGTVDLCITIEDDGPGIPLDSQPHIFDPFYTTKPVGVGTGLGLGIAHRIVEQYGGTIRFTSGPGSTIFYVRLPAKPPTP
- a CDS encoding FAD-dependent oxidoreductase; this encodes MPKPILLAVDDDTSVLEAVVQDLRRKYGEHYRIVRAASGAAALDICRQLVDRKDTVALFLSDQRMPGMTGVDFLQQAMPLFPEARRVLLTAYADTEAAIRAINAAKIHYYLNKPWDPPEEKLYPVLDDLLQAWNQGYKAPYDGIQVISVRWAQGDHVVRDFLSRNRIPFKWLNPEINPEALPLLCEKGIDDAKLPVVLFGDNTALVQPTTTELAQKVGLRTQAQEAYYDVVIVGAGPAGLAAGVYGASEGLKTLLIDAYAPGGQAGSSSRIENYLGFPEGLSGDELAKRSYLQAQRLGVEFLTQRVECIRSENGYHLVKMSDGIEINCRVVILSTGVDYCKLDIPGETQFSGAGLFYGAALTEAMGCANETVYIIGGANSAGQAAMHFSRHAAQVHMIVRGPSLERSMSKYLIDQIASRPNITVEANTQVKALAGNGHLECITLEGPQGIENRPATSLFIFIGAAPKTQWLPKGIATDSKGFILAGPDLKAHARETWKLDRDPYLLETSIPGIFTAGDVRFGSVKRCASAVGEGSIAIQFVHQYLATL
- a CDS encoding response regulator transcription factor, with protein sequence MNRIILADNQAIFRAGAARVLSLEDDMRIVAQCDDGAKLAAAVETFRGALVLFAQSLGLNAMAVLAQTKSCGSRAIMITENGAEIQEEVVRALDGMVTRAIAGVDLVDCVRKVGRGTRCVHGAKLTTLQAPDVVGARVRDRLTPKELQIVALIVQGCKNKEIAMQLGTKEQVIKNYLRSIYDKTGVSDRLELALFTIHHRILAEAAAKAGSLLARKSA
- the pruA gene encoding L-glutamate gamma-semialdehyde dehydrogenase, yielding MSIPFQNEPFQNFALPETKQKMQSAIAAVASQLGQTYPFVVNGETIPTTTEIVSTNPANPSQVIGRHAEALPEHVDHAVETAQAAFASWSKVPSPERVALLRRAAQLIRDRHFEFCAWLSWEVGKNFAEADADVGETIDFLEFYALEAEKLAAATTPIQYPGETNKLRYIPLGVGAVIPPWNFPLAIMAGMTAASIVTGNTVVLKPSPDAPTIAARFLALMHEAGLPKGVVTLAIGGPEFGSALVEHKKVRFIAFTGSKKVGLHIHEQAAKTQPGQHFIKRTILELGGKDAILVDASADLDAAVEGVAVSAFGFSGQKCSACSRAIVDASIYDEFLTRLTARVKTIQSGPPTENFYGGTVINQAAHDRVLSYIEIARAEGRILTGGHAIDTPEKGLYIAPTVVADIKPTSRIAQEEVFGPLLAVIKSTSFDEALDIVNDTEYGLTGAIYSQTPEHLERARHEFHVGNLYLNRKCTGAMVGAHPFGGFNMSGTDSKAGGPDYLLLFTQAKSVAEKL